A genomic stretch from Mesoplodon densirostris isolate mMesDen1 chromosome 3, mMesDen1 primary haplotype, whole genome shotgun sequence includes:
- the MED26 gene encoding mediator of RNA polymerase II transcription subunit 26 isoform X2, with protein MVAVQEVISSLEKYPITKEALEETRLGKLINDVRKKTKNEELAKRAKKLLRSWQKLIEPVHQNEAALRGLAGAPGSANGGAHNCRPEAGAAGPPKSIHDLKNRNDIQRLPGQRLDRLGSRKRRGDQRDLGHPGPPPRVSKVSHDSLVANSSPLPTNGISGSPESFPGPLDGSGHVGPEGSRLEHSENDKHSGKIPVNAVRPHTSSPGLGKPPGPCLQVKAVVLQQLDRVDATPGPPHPKGPPRCSFSPRNSRHKGSFARQRSPYTYKGSVPSPSPRPQSLDATQVPSPLPLAQPSTPPVRRLELLPSAESPVRWLEQPEGHQRLAGSGCKAGLPPAEPLLPRAGFSPDSSKADSDAASSGGSDSKKKKRYRPRDYTVNLDGQVAEAGVKPVRLKERKLTFDPMTRQIKPLTQKEPVRADSPVHTEQPRTELDKPEAKASLQSPFEQTNWKELSRNEIIQSYLSRQSSLLSSSGAQTPGAHHFMSEYLKQEESTRRGARKPHVLVPHSPPTDLPGLSREVTRDDLDRVQAHQWLGVNGCQDTQGNWYDWTQCISLDPHGDDGRLNILPYVCLD; from the exons ATGGTGGCGGTGCAGGAAGTCATCTCCAGCCTGGAGAAATACCCCATTACCAAAGAGGCACTGGAG GAAACCCGACTTGGGAAGCTCATCAACGACGTCCGCAAGAAGACGAAAAACGAGGAGCTCGCCAAGCGGGCCAAAAAGCTGCTGCGGAGCTGGCAGAAGCTCATCGAGCCCGTGCACCAGAATGAGGCTGCACTGCGGGGGCTGGCGGGTGCCCCCGGCTCGGCCAACGGGGGCGCCCATAACTGCCGGCCGGAGGCAGGGGCGGCCGGCCCACCCAAGAGCATCCATGACCTGAAGAACCGCAATGACATCCAGAGGCTGCCCGGGCAGCGACTGGACAGGCTGGGCAGCCGCAAGCGCCGGGGGGACCAGCGCGACCTCGGTCACCCTGGGCCACCTCCCAGGGTCTCCAAAGTGAGCCACGACTCCCTGGTAGCCAACTcgtcccccctccccaccaatgggatcagtgggagccctgagagCTTCCCCGGCCCCCTGGACGGCAGCGGGCACGTGGGCCCCGAGGGCAGCCGCCTGGAGCACAGCGAGAATGACAAGCACAGTGGCAAGATCCCCGTCAATGCCGTGAGGCCACACACCAGCTCCCCGGGCCTGGGCAAGCCCCCCGGGCCCTGCTTGCAGGTGAAGGCTGTGGTGCTGCAGCAGCTGGACAGGGTGGACGCGACTCcaggtcccccccaccccaaggggCCGCCTCGCTGCTCTTTCAGTCCCCGGAACTCACGGCACAAGGGCTCCTTTGCCCGGCAGCGGAGCCCGTACACATACAAGGGCTCCGTGCCCAGTCCCTCACCTCGGCCCCAGTCACTCGACGCCACACAGGTGCCGTCACCGCTTCCGCTGGCCCAGCCGTCCACGCCCCCCGTGCGGCGGCTCGAGCTGCTGCCCAGCGCAGAGAGCCCAGTGCGCTGGCTGGAGCAGCCTGAGGGCCACCAGCGGCTCGCGGGGTCGGGCTGCAAGGCAGGGCTGCCACCGGCTGAGCCCCTCCTGCCCCGGGCAGGCTTCTCCCCGGACTCCTCCAAGGCAGACAGCGATGCTGCCTCGTCCGGTGGCTCGGACAGCAAAAAGAAGAAGAGGTACCGGCCTCGTGACTACACGGTTAACTTGGACGGGCAGGTGGCCGAGGCAGGTGTCAAGCCTGTCCGGTTAAAAGAGCGGAAGCTCACCTTTGACCCCATGACGAGACAGATCAAACCTCTGACCCAGAAAGAGCCAGTGCGGGCCGACAGCCCTGTGCACACAGAGCAGCCGAGGACAGAGCTGGACAAGCCCGAGGCCAAGGCCAGCCTCCAGAGCCCTTTTGAACAGACGAACTGGAAGGAGCTGTCGCGCAACGAGATAATCCAGTCCTACCTGAGCCGGCAGAGCAGCCTGCTCTCGTCGTCGGGCGCACAGACCCCGGGCGCTCACCACTTCATGTCCGAGTACCTGAAGCAGGAGGAGAGCACTCGGCGCGGGGCCCGGAAGCCACACGTGCTGGTGCCTCACAGCCCACCCACGGACCTCCCAGGGCTAAGCCGTGAGGTCACGCGGGACGATCTGGACAGGGTCCAGGCCCATCAGTGGCTGGGGGTGAACGGGTGTCAGGACACACAGGGTAACTGGTATGACTGGACGCAGTGCATATCGCTCGACCCGCACGGCGACGACGGGCGGTTGAACATTCTGCCTTATGTCTGCTTGGACTGA
- the MED26 gene encoding mediator of RNA polymerase II transcription subunit 26 isoform X1: MTAAPPSPQQIRDRLLQAIDPQSNIRNMVAVQEVISSLEKYPITKEALEETRLGKLINDVRKKTKNEELAKRAKKLLRSWQKLIEPVHQNEAALRGLAGAPGSANGGAHNCRPEAGAAGPPKSIHDLKNRNDIQRLPGQRLDRLGSRKRRGDQRDLGHPGPPPRVSKVSHDSLVANSSPLPTNGISGSPESFPGPLDGSGHVGPEGSRLEHSENDKHSGKIPVNAVRPHTSSPGLGKPPGPCLQVKAVVLQQLDRVDATPGPPHPKGPPRCSFSPRNSRHKGSFARQRSPYTYKGSVPSPSPRPQSLDATQVPSPLPLAQPSTPPVRRLELLPSAESPVRWLEQPEGHQRLAGSGCKAGLPPAEPLLPRAGFSPDSSKADSDAASSGGSDSKKKKRYRPRDYTVNLDGQVAEAGVKPVRLKERKLTFDPMTRQIKPLTQKEPVRADSPVHTEQPRTELDKPEAKASLQSPFEQTNWKELSRNEIIQSYLSRQSSLLSSSGAQTPGAHHFMSEYLKQEESTRRGARKPHVLVPHSPPTDLPGLSREVTRDDLDRVQAHQWLGVNGCQDTQGNWYDWTQCISLDPHGDDGRLNILPYVCLD; this comes from the exons ATCCGGAACATGGTGGCGGTGCAGGAAGTCATCTCCAGCCTGGAGAAATACCCCATTACCAAAGAGGCACTGGAG GAAACCCGACTTGGGAAGCTCATCAACGACGTCCGCAAGAAGACGAAAAACGAGGAGCTCGCCAAGCGGGCCAAAAAGCTGCTGCGGAGCTGGCAGAAGCTCATCGAGCCCGTGCACCAGAATGAGGCTGCACTGCGGGGGCTGGCGGGTGCCCCCGGCTCGGCCAACGGGGGCGCCCATAACTGCCGGCCGGAGGCAGGGGCGGCCGGCCCACCCAAGAGCATCCATGACCTGAAGAACCGCAATGACATCCAGAGGCTGCCCGGGCAGCGACTGGACAGGCTGGGCAGCCGCAAGCGCCGGGGGGACCAGCGCGACCTCGGTCACCCTGGGCCACCTCCCAGGGTCTCCAAAGTGAGCCACGACTCCCTGGTAGCCAACTcgtcccccctccccaccaatgggatcagtgggagccctgagagCTTCCCCGGCCCCCTGGACGGCAGCGGGCACGTGGGCCCCGAGGGCAGCCGCCTGGAGCACAGCGAGAATGACAAGCACAGTGGCAAGATCCCCGTCAATGCCGTGAGGCCACACACCAGCTCCCCGGGCCTGGGCAAGCCCCCCGGGCCCTGCTTGCAGGTGAAGGCTGTGGTGCTGCAGCAGCTGGACAGGGTGGACGCGACTCcaggtcccccccaccccaaggggCCGCCTCGCTGCTCTTTCAGTCCCCGGAACTCACGGCACAAGGGCTCCTTTGCCCGGCAGCGGAGCCCGTACACATACAAGGGCTCCGTGCCCAGTCCCTCACCTCGGCCCCAGTCACTCGACGCCACACAGGTGCCGTCACCGCTTCCGCTGGCCCAGCCGTCCACGCCCCCCGTGCGGCGGCTCGAGCTGCTGCCCAGCGCAGAGAGCCCAGTGCGCTGGCTGGAGCAGCCTGAGGGCCACCAGCGGCTCGCGGGGTCGGGCTGCAAGGCAGGGCTGCCACCGGCTGAGCCCCTCCTGCCCCGGGCAGGCTTCTCCCCGGACTCCTCCAAGGCAGACAGCGATGCTGCCTCGTCCGGTGGCTCGGACAGCAAAAAGAAGAAGAGGTACCGGCCTCGTGACTACACGGTTAACTTGGACGGGCAGGTGGCCGAGGCAGGTGTCAAGCCTGTCCGGTTAAAAGAGCGGAAGCTCACCTTTGACCCCATGACGAGACAGATCAAACCTCTGACCCAGAAAGAGCCAGTGCGGGCCGACAGCCCTGTGCACACAGAGCAGCCGAGGACAGAGCTGGACAAGCCCGAGGCCAAGGCCAGCCTCCAGAGCCCTTTTGAACAGACGAACTGGAAGGAGCTGTCGCGCAACGAGATAATCCAGTCCTACCTGAGCCGGCAGAGCAGCCTGCTCTCGTCGTCGGGCGCACAGACCCCGGGCGCTCACCACTTCATGTCCGAGTACCTGAAGCAGGAGGAGAGCACTCGGCGCGGGGCCCGGAAGCCACACGTGCTGGTGCCTCACAGCCCACCCACGGACCTCCCAGGGCTAAGCCGTGAGGTCACGCGGGACGATCTGGACAGGGTCCAGGCCCATCAGTGGCTGGGGGTGAACGGGTGTCAGGACACACAGGGTAACTGGTATGACTGGACGCAGTGCATATCGCTCGACCCGCACGGCGACGACGGGCGGTTGAACATTCTGCCTTATGTCTGCTTGGACTGA